The following coding sequences are from one Zalophus californianus isolate mZalCal1 chromosome 15, mZalCal1.pri.v2, whole genome shotgun sequence window:
- the ACTR1A gene encoding alpha-centractin has protein sequence MESYDVIANQPVVIDNGSGVIKAGFAGDQIPKYCFPNYVGRPKHVRVMAGALEGDIFIGPKAEEHRGLLSIRYPMEHGIVKDWNDMERIWQYVYSKDQLQTFSEEHPVLLTEAPLNPRKNRERAAEVFFETFNVPALFISMQAVLSLYATGRTTGVVLDSGDGVTHAVPIYEGFAMPHSIMRIDIAGRDVSRFLRLYLRKEGYDFHSSSEFEIVKAIKERACYLSINPQKDETLETEKAQYYLPDGSTIEIGPSRFRAPELLFRPDLIGEESEGIHEVLVFAIQKSDMDLRRTLFSNIVLSGGSTLFKGFGDRLLSEVKKLAPKDVKIRISAPQERLYSTWIGGSILASLDTFKKMWVSKKEYEEDGARSIHRKTF, from the exons TGTGGGCAGACCCAAACACGTTCGTGTCATGGCCGGAGCCCTTGAAGGTGACATCTTCATTGGCCCCAAAGCCGAG GAACACCGAGGCCTGCTCTCCATCCGCTACCCCATGGAGCATGGCATTGTCAAGGACTGGAACGACATGGAGCGCATCTGGCAGTATGTCTATTCCAAGGACCAGCTGCAGACTTTCTCAGAGGAG CATCCTGTGCTCCTGACGGAGGCGCCTTTAAACCCGCGGAAAAACCGTGAACGAGCAGCTGAAGTTTTTTTCGAGACCTTCAACGTGCCAGCCCTTTTCATCTCCATGCAAGCTGTGCTCAGCCT TTATGCCACAGGCAGGACCACAGGCGTGGTGCTGGATTCCGGGGATGGTGTCACGCATGCCGTGCCCATTTATGAGGGCTTTGCCATGCCCCACTCAATCATGCGCATCGACATCGCTGGCCGAGATGTGTCTCGCTTCCTTCGCCTCTACCTGCGGAAGGAGGGCTATGATTTCCACTCATCATCTGAGTTTGAGATTGTCAAGGCCATAAAAGAA agagcctgctacCTGTCCATAAACCCACAGAAGGATGAGACTCTAGAGACAGAGAAGGCTCAGTACTACCTGCCCGACGGCAGCACCATTGAG ATTGGTCCTTCCCGATTCCGGGCACCTGAGTTGCTGTTCAGGCCAGACCTGATCGGAGAGGAGAGTGAGGGCATCCACGAGGTGCTGGTGTTTGCCATCCAGAAGTCAGATATGGACCTGCGGCGCACGCTTTTCTCGAACATTGTCCTCTCAGGAGGCTCCACCCTGTTCAAAG GCTTCGGTGACAGGCTACTGAGTGAAGTGAAGAAACTGGCTCCAAAAGACGTGAAGATCAGG ATATCCGCACCTCAGGAGAGGCTGTATTCCACGTGGATTGG GGGCTCCATCCTCGCCTCCCTGGACACCTTTAAGAAGATGTGGGTCTCCAAGAAGGAATATGAGGAAGACGGTGCCCGATCTATCCACAGGAAAACCTTCTAA